One Leptolyngbya ohadii IS1 genomic window carries:
- a CDS encoding ABC transporter permease codes for MSSTAGLKSRIPSLFALREWQLTLPLALFLGLFYLAPLLLMAVVSVSQQGVSGISFASYVQFLSDPTNLKILFDTIWMGTQVTLLCLLIGYPLAYVYSRANAGWQKVLTFLILLPLLTSAVVRTFAWIVILGREGIVNSALLGLGLAENPIRLLFTHQGVVIALAQVQLPMMVLPLVSAMTRVDLNLEYASASLGAGAWQTFRKIALPLSLPGITAGCLLTYALSVSSFVTPSIIGGSSILYMPTFIYQQAMVLVNWPLAAAVSIILLITVLTIVIAFNSLDRVSRRYQ; via the coding sequence ATGAGCAGCACCGCTGGATTGAAGTCTAGAATTCCGTCTTTGTTTGCCCTGCGAGAATGGCAGTTGACCCTGCCGCTTGCTCTGTTTCTCGGTTTGTTTTATCTGGCTCCTTTGCTGCTGATGGCGGTTGTCAGCGTATCTCAGCAGGGTGTGTCGGGCATATCCTTTGCCAGCTATGTGCAGTTTCTCAGCGACCCCACCAATCTGAAAATCCTGTTTGACACGATTTGGATGGGAACGCAGGTAACGCTGCTTTGTCTGCTCATCGGCTATCCGCTGGCGTATGTGTATTCGCGGGCGAATGCGGGTTGGCAAAAAGTGCTGACCTTTTTGATTCTGCTGCCGCTGCTGACCAGTGCGGTGGTGCGAACCTTTGCCTGGATTGTGATTTTGGGACGGGAAGGCATTGTGAATTCTGCGTTGCTGGGATTAGGACTGGCGGAAAACCCAATTCGCTTGCTGTTTACCCATCAGGGCGTGGTGATTGCCCTGGCGCAGGTTCAGCTTCCCATGATGGTGCTGCCGCTCGTTTCTGCAATGACACGCGTTGATCTAAACCTGGAGTATGCGTCTGCTAGCCTGGGCGCGGGAGCCTGGCAGACCTTCCGCAAAATTGCACTGCCGCTCAGTTTACCGGGCATTACGGCGGGCTGTTTGTTGACTTATGCGCTGTCGGTTAGCTCATTTGTTACGCCGTCTATCATCGGTGGTTCCAGTATTCTGTATATGCCGACGTTCATCTATCAGCAGGCGATGGTGTTGGTGAACTGGCCGCTTGCCGCTGCGGTTTCGATCATTCTGCTGATTACTGTTCTAACGATCGTGATTGCGTTTAATTCCCTCGATCGCGTTTCGCGGAGGTATCAATAA
- a CDS encoding ABC transporter permease, whose product MSTSLPTKSVSVKQGAIDWETLSFRVLIALGAAIAMLFLTLPTIVVLVASFSSGETLKFPPPGFSLRWYASLINFPEIHEAAWNSFLLASLTTLVCVTLGVAVSLPLTRSRSRWIQAVDALVMSPLVLPGLAVGLALLLFFNLIGWQLSLTTLMISHVVICAPYVVRTTAASLSQIGGSLSEASTSLGANPFYTFWHVTFPLAQRGIIAGAFITFLTSFDNLTVSLFLSDARTAVLPIRMWSMIENNLDVRTAAISGVLIIITAILMILMERFAGLSQFVMKK is encoded by the coding sequence ATGTCTACTTCTCTACCGACCAAATCGGTTTCTGTAAAACAGGGCGCGATCGATTGGGAGACGCTTTCGTTTCGGGTTCTCATTGCGCTGGGTGCGGCGATTGCCATGCTGTTTCTCACCCTGCCGACGATCGTGGTGCTGGTTGCGTCATTTAGTTCAGGTGAAACGCTGAAGTTTCCGCCGCCCGGATTTTCCCTGCGCTGGTACGCCTCGCTGATTAACTTTCCCGAAATTCATGAGGCTGCCTGGAACAGCTTTCTGCTGGCGAGTTTAACGACGCTGGTTTGTGTGACGCTGGGGGTTGCCGTATCGCTGCCGCTGACACGCAGCCGAAGCCGTTGGATACAGGCAGTGGATGCCCTGGTGATGTCGCCGCTGGTGCTGCCTGGATTAGCGGTGGGTTTAGCCCTGCTCTTGTTTTTTAACCTGATTGGCTGGCAGCTCTCCCTCACAACGCTGATGATTTCCCACGTCGTAATTTGTGCGCCCTACGTGGTGCGGACGACGGCTGCCAGCCTTTCCCAGATTGGCGGATCGTTGAGCGAAGCATCCACCAGTTTAGGAGCAAATCCGTTCTACACTTTCTGGCACGTCACGTTTCCCCTGGCGCAGCGAGGTATTATTGCCGGGGCATTTATTACGTTTCTCACTTCGTTTGATAATCTCACCGTTTCGCTGTTTCTTTCGGATGCGCGGACTGCTGTACTGCCAATTCGGATGTGGTCGATGATTGAGAACAATCTGGATGTTCGCACGGCTGCGATCTCCGGTGTCCTGATTATCATCACGGCAATTTTGATGATTTTAATGGAGCGATTCGCTGGATTATCCCAGTTTGTGATGAAGAAGTAG
- a CDS encoding flavin reductase family protein codes for MTEKVSVQSPMLSFVPSEMPDPAPYHLLTSVVAPRPIAWVSTISAAGVPNLAPYSFYNAVAGFPPTIMFSVAYRRREPREKDTLRNIREVGEFVSHIVDAAGANAMMQTAIEWESNVNEFDKAELETVPAIDVRPLRIAAAPVAMECKVTQIVPVEGATNVMVLGRVLRFHIREDLYRSDLGLVDTVRMQPITRLGGSVEYTRIGELFHLEMPAH; via the coding sequence ATGACCGAAAAAGTAAGCGTTCAATCCCCCATGCTTTCCTTTGTGCCGTCCGAAATGCCCGACCCGGCACCCTATCACCTGTTGACGAGCGTTGTCGCTCCTCGTCCGATCGCCTGGGTTTCGACTATCAGTGCGGCAGGGGTTCCCAATCTTGCGCCCTATTCGTTCTACAATGCCGTGGCTGGATTTCCGCCCACCATTATGTTTTCAGTTGCCTATCGGCGACGGGAACCGAGGGAGAAAGACACACTCCGAAATATCCGTGAAGTGGGGGAATTTGTTTCCCATATTGTGGATGCTGCCGGTGCAAATGCAATGATGCAAACGGCGATCGAATGGGAATCGAACGTTAATGAATTTGATAAAGCGGAACTGGAGACCGTCCCTGCCATCGATGTTCGTCCCCTGCGGATTGCCGCTGCACCCGTAGCGATGGAATGTAAGGTGACACAGATTGTTCCTGTGGAAGGGGCAACGAACGTGATGGTGCTGGGTCGCGTTCTGCGATTCCATATTCGGGAAGACCTGTATCGATCGGACTTAGGTTTGGTAGATACGGTGCGAATGCAGCCGATTACCCGTCTGGGTGGGTCAGTGGAGTACACGCGGATTGGTGAGCTGTTTCACCTGGAAATGCCTGCCCATTAA
- a CDS encoding two-partner secretion domain-containing protein has protein sequence MSHSCMFSGEAIRQIIDSGVKRGGLVGLLLAGSLMIGESPASAQITPDQSLGTESSRVTPGGTLRNGRRVNQRIDGGATRGSNLFHSFNEFNVRSDEQVYFQNPNGIENIFSRVTGSDVSDILGTLGVDGSANLFLLNPNGIVFGANAWLDLRGSFLATTAEGLVFPDGFTFSARNPQTPPLLTVNVPIGLQYGSSPGAIAVNGAALILNPGQRLELSGGDVSIEGSPYLGTLNPLLTGNTDGQPAGNQSGGLFINADTLTMNGSVLSTATLDQTNADGIGIRANSVFVNHGSQISASTSGLGNAGNIQIRASNIVQIGTAASPELLPNAILTSSEPGADGQAGNITIAAPTLRLANGSVLDTSANAGNAGNITIDAAVVEVSRGGQFLTSVSGSGNAGQITVNATDRLTLTGQDPLFDARRLAYPPDLFPGYLRNVGRETALFASAISGSAGNGGNIVLNTDRLEISDQAAVTTSAFTGSAGNLFIHAPDSVRVQNGFLTGAISSPQASGNGGTWNIETGQFLFQQGSRLSLSMAGRGNGGNLRIRATGAIEIDRSSAVLNQASPGSAGNAGSITLEANRMAIDGSLSLLTDGAGNAGRLSLQADTITVTGGGILTSVAEGASGNGGTMAIDVGQLRLQEGAILTAGTRGSGAGGNIAINASDSVHILGNPDAYSSIGAPTSGLGRGGEITIRTPQLILRDGVIAASTHGSGNAGNINLYPYRPTASLSDRIQLNGISRISTTVLDEDATGNGGNVAIETGRLTIEDGAQIRAGTFGAGQSGTLQIHALDEIRLSEADSGLFTQTDGTGNAQTLFVRAGRLNLQNGAQISSGTTDRGQAGSLILNLTDALTIAGNSQINASTIGQGNAGAIEITAGSLEAAQGGRIRTTTSSSGNAGTITLRIRGDLNLNGSETGILARANANASGQSGSITVTGDRLNLQNQAQIAVNSEGTGRAGDLSIRVNRADLTDRARITAETVSSAGGNIRVQGLTHLTVNNSQIAASTATGQAGRLTVEASESVRLRGSFTQGSFPQAAGLSVQATEDGGTAGDLTVRTDRLMIQNGAGISAATVSGRGGAIRLERVNTVQMNNGQISAATGNGEAGRVMINRNQPPARSIELTDGSELISRATGTGNAGNIYLHTQRLILDDRSEISAATRSGTGGSVRLSGLETLRVQNSQISAATQSGRAGSVIAEVSGLAQLRGRFNGEAAGLSVRAIEGGAAGNLILSAGELRVEDGAALSVSSPSGVAGNLNVLANGIWLDRSELSADIGGANATGATISLQLEPGNLNPGNLNLQNRSRISARASGTANGGNVNINAPSGFILASLPGDNDIVANAFRGRGGNIQISSQGIFGFAERRSTPNNGSNDIDASSEFGTSGTVTLNTPIDPAQGLLQLPENVLDAANQIARTCPSGVTASTAPSRFVATGRGGLPPNPGRSLGSDDVQVEWYSPDRPTDSTLQDAPEPSPENSSNGSSSGSLNSSSSGLLNGSLNSSLNGSSNAPLIEAQGLQIAASGEIQLVAPPQTASLPNPAFAGCTP, from the coding sequence ATGTCTCACAGTTGTATGTTTTCCGGTGAAGCAATTCGTCAGATAATTGATAGCGGCGTGAAACGCGGCGGGTTAGTCGGGCTACTCTTGGCAGGAAGCCTGATGATTGGAGAAAGTCCCGCTTCGGCGCAGATTACGCCCGATCAGTCCCTCGGTACTGAAAGCTCAAGAGTGACGCCCGGAGGAACCCTGCGAAACGGCAGGCGGGTGAATCAGCGAATTGATGGGGGTGCGACGCGGGGCAGCAATCTATTTCACAGCTTTAATGAATTCAATGTGCGATCGGATGAACAGGTTTATTTCCAGAATCCGAACGGCATCGAGAATATTTTTAGTCGGGTAACGGGCAGTGACGTTTCCGATATTTTGGGCACGCTGGGCGTTGATGGTAGCGCCAATCTGTTTCTGCTGAACCCTAACGGTATTGTATTTGGTGCAAATGCCTGGCTCGACCTGCGCGGCTCTTTTCTGGCAACCACAGCAGAAGGGCTGGTTTTCCCCGATGGGTTTACCTTCAGTGCCCGCAATCCGCAGACTCCACCGCTCCTGACGGTCAATGTGCCGATCGGCTTACAGTATGGCAGCAGTCCGGGGGCGATCGCGGTAAATGGCGCAGCGTTAATTTTGAATCCGGGGCAGCGTCTGGAGCTATCGGGCGGCGATGTTTCAATTGAGGGTTCGCCCTACCTGGGAACTCTGAACCCGCTCCTGACCGGAAATACTGACGGGCAACCCGCTGGCAACCAGAGCGGTGGACTGTTTATCAATGCAGACACACTGACGATGAACGGCTCTGTCCTGAGTACGGCAACGCTGGATCAAACGAACGCCGACGGGATTGGAATTCGGGCAAATTCCGTTTTTGTGAATCACGGTTCGCAAATCAGCGCCAGCACGTCAGGTTTGGGCAATGCGGGAAATATCCAAATTCGGGCAAGCAATATTGTCCAGATTGGTACGGCAGCCAGCCCCGAACTTTTACCCAATGCGATCCTAACCAGCAGCGAACCGGGAGCAGACGGGCAGGCAGGCAATATTACGATCGCCGCTCCGACCCTGCGACTTGCCAATGGATCAGTCCTCGATACCTCTGCAAATGCGGGGAATGCGGGCAATATTACGATCGATGCCGCCGTGGTTGAAGTCAGCCGGGGAGGGCAATTTTTAACCTCCGTTTCGGGATCGGGCAATGCGGGGCAGATTACGGTGAATGCAACCGATCGATTGACCCTTACCGGGCAAGACCCGCTCTTTGATGCGCGAAGACTGGCATACCCGCCCGACCTGTTTCCCGGCTATCTACGCAATGTGGGCAGGGAGACTGCCCTGTTTGCCTCTGCAATTTCCGGCAGTGCGGGCAACGGCGGCAATATTGTCCTGAATACCGATCGGCTGGAAATTTCTGACCAGGCAGCCGTGACCACCTCCGCATTTACGGGCAGTGCGGGCAATTTATTCATCCATGCGCCGGATTCCGTGCGGGTGCAGAATGGCTTTCTCACGGGGGCAATTAGCAGTCCGCAAGCCAGCGGCAATGGCGGAACGTGGAACATTGAAACCGGACAGTTTTTGTTTCAGCAGGGGAGTCGTCTTTCGCTGTCGATGGCGGGTCGCGGCAATGGCGGAAATTTGCGGATTCGAGCCACGGGTGCCATAGAAATCGATCGCTCCAGTGCAGTTCTGAATCAAGCGAGTCCTGGCTCAGCGGGCAACGCGGGCAGTATCACTCTGGAAGCTAATCGAATGGCGATCGACGGTTCCCTTTCACTGCTAACAGACGGAGCGGGCAATGCGGGTCGGTTAAGCCTTCAGGCGGACACAATTACCGTCACCGGGGGCGGCATCCTCACCTCGGTTGCAGAGGGCGCTAGCGGCAACGGCGGAACAATGGCGATCGATGTGGGACAGCTTCGCCTTCAGGAAGGTGCAATCCTGACAGCGGGAACCAGGGGCAGTGGGGCGGGTGGAAATATTGCGATTAATGCCAGCGACTCTGTGCATATTCTGGGGAATCCTGACGCCTACAGCAGTATCGGTGCGCCAACCTCCGGTTTGGGAAGGGGCGGGGAGATTACGATTAGAACGCCACAGCTGATTCTGCGGGATGGTGTGATTGCAGCTTCGACGCATGGTTCAGGGAATGCGGGAAATATTAATTTATATCCCTATCGTCCAACGGCAAGTTTATCCGATCGAATCCAGCTCAATGGAATCAGCCGGATCTCAACGACGGTTCTGGATGAGGATGCAACTGGGAATGGCGGCAATGTTGCGATCGAAACGGGCAGACTAACGATCGAAGATGGCGCACAGATTAGAGCAGGAACGTTTGGCGCAGGGCAAAGCGGCACGCTACAGATTCATGCTCTGGATGAGATCAGGCTTAGCGAAGCGGATAGCGGTTTGTTTACGCAGACGGATGGCACGGGTAATGCCCAGACCCTCTTTGTGCGGGCAGGACGGCTCAATCTCCAAAACGGCGCACAAATTTCATCGGGAACCACCGATCGGGGACAGGCAGGCAGTCTTATTCTCAACCTGACAGATGCCCTGACGATCGCAGGCAATTCTCAGATTAACGCCAGCACGATCGGTCAGGGAAATGCAGGGGCGATCGAGATTACGGCGGGCAGTCTGGAGGCGGCTCAGGGAGGAAGAATTCGCACAACTACGTCCAGCAGCGGCAATGCGGGCACCATTACCCTCAGAATTCGCGGCGATCTCAACCTCAACGGCAGCGAAACCGGAATTTTAGCCCGGGCAAATGCCAACGCCTCCGGGCAAAGCGGCAGTATTACCGTGACGGGCGATCGACTCAACCTGCAAAATCAGGCGCAGATTGCGGTGAACAGTGAAGGGACGGGCAGGGCTGGCGATCTTTCGATTCGAGTGAATCGGGCTGACTTAACCGATCGTGCCAGAATTACGGCTGAAACGGTTTCCTCGGCGGGCGGCAATATTCGCGTGCAGGGACTTACCCATCTCACCGTTAACAATAGCCAGATTGCGGCTTCTACGGCAACGGGGCAGGCGGGTCGCTTAACCGTCGAGGCATCGGAATCTGTGCGGTTGAGGGGCAGCTTCACTCAGGGGTCATTCCCCCAAGCCGCAGGGCTATCGGTTCAGGCAACGGAGGATGGCGGCACTGCCGGAGATTTAACGGTTCGTACCGATCGTCTGATGATTCAAAACGGCGCAGGCATCTCTGCCGCTACGGTTTCAGGACGGGGAGGAGCCATCCGCCTGGAGAGAGTGAATACTGTCCAGATGAACAATGGTCAGATTTCGGCGGCAACCGGAAATGGTGAGGCGGGACGGGTCATGATCAATCGCAATCAGCCTCCAGCCCGCTCGATCGAACTGACCGACGGCAGCGAACTGATCTCACGGGCAACGGGGACGGGAAATGCCGGAAATATTTATCTGCACACGCAAAGACTGATTCTGGACGATCGCTCGGAAATCTCGGCGGCGACGCGATCCGGGACGGGTGGCAGTGTGCGGCTCAGCGGTTTAGAAACCCTGCGGGTGCAGAACAGCCAAATTTCGGCGGCAACCCAATCTGGGCGGGCGGGCAGTGTGATTGCCGAGGTCTCAGGACTTGCCCAGTTGCGGGGTCGGTTTAACGGCGAAGCGGCAGGGTTATCCGTTCGGGCGATCGAGGGCGGGGCGGCGGGCAACTTGATTCTGAGTGCAGGAGAATTGCGGGTTGAAGACGGGGCAGCCCTGAGCGTTAGCAGTCCCAGCGGTGTGGCGGGCAATCTGAATGTTTTGGCAAATGGAATTTGGCTCGATCGCAGCGAACTGTCTGCCGATATTGGCGGCGCAAATGCTACAGGTGCAACCATTTCTCTCCAGCTTGAACCCGGAAATTTGAACCCCGGAAACTTAAACTTGCAAAATCGCAGTCGCATTTCCGCCAGAGCCAGCGGCACCGCCAACGGAGGCAACGTGAACATCAATGCCCCCAGCGGTTTTATTCTTGCCAGCTTGCCTGGCGATAACGATATTGTGGCGAATGCCTTTCGGGGACGGGGCGGCAATATTCAAATCAGTTCTCAGGGTATCTTTGGCTTTGCTGAACGGCGATCGACCCCTAACAACGGCAGCAACGACATCGACGCCAGCTCTGAATTTGGCACATCCGGTACGGTGACGCTGAATACCCCGATCGATCCGGCACAGGGATTGCTTCAGCTTCCCGAAAACGTGCTGGATGCCGCGAATCAAATTGCTCGTACCTGTCCTTCTGGTGTCACTGCCAGTACAGCCCCCAGCCGTTTTGTGGCGACGGGACGGGGCGGTTTGCCTCCCAATCCGGGTCGAAGTTTGGGCAGCGACGATGTTCAGGTTGAGTGGTATTCCCCCGATCGCCCCACAGATTCAACTCTGCAAGATGCGCCGGAACCCTCACCGGAAAATTCATCAAACGGTTCATCGAGTGGTTCATTAAATAGTTCATCGAGTGGTTTATTAAATGGTTCATTAAATAGTTCATTAAATGGTTCATCGAATGCTCCTTTAATTGAAGCCCAGGGTTTACAGATTGCTGCCAGCGGAGAGATCCAGCTCGTTGCCCCTCCCCAAACAGCTTCCCTTCCTAACCCCGCATTTGCAGGCTGCACACCATGA
- a CDS encoding CHAT domain-containing protein: protein MIFLRRFRRLFSLLFPLVFPLRHRSPFWYVVLAIAIALSCVILPVRLSPGLAVSANSVPIVPESDRSSDRSNAAIQRLYETRQFDAAAEQLQQLIQTHRASGDSFGEAVALRNLALVELELGNWTEAQTAIEHSLNLLQTQAYPDGQTAIAQALEVQGKLQFVTGRATAALETWDRAIDLHRQRGDTEAIARTTLNQIEALQSLGMYRRAIATLEAVISSLPPQSPILGRALRELGDALWATGDRRSAEETLAQALAIAALSGNGEETALTHLSLGRVLSFANPPDTLSIQSHYQQARQSSVPLVQLQAQLGLFQRLKEDGSWEQAKDLISDLQLRLDRLPASHAAIYARIHFVQTWLELEEAIAGDLPLPAAPLRTAATQLAIARQQAELLQDGRAESYAMGNLGKLYQQTQQWETAQSLTEQALHRAQQLRADDMGYLWQWQLGQILNAQGKQTAAIAAYHEAIQSLQELQKDLVIAPEVQLSFRNSIEPIHRQFVQVLLNHDLNQEPAADRLEEARITIESLQLAELNDFFRDACLTLQPTQLEQLDRQAAIIYPIILPDRLEVILSLPQTPIHHTSINLSQNRVIGEVRQFRQRLSSPAAEPPDRLLSHAQTLYEWLVRPFETDLAEAQVKTIVFVLDQQFRNIPMSALHNGQQYLIENYRIAVAPGLKLLTPPSQPSTDLRVLLAGLSEPYPGFSALHFVPEELAQIRRTIPGRSRVLMNQEFTAATLRQALQTANYPIVHLATHGKFSPNFTDSFLLTGDGGRLDINQLQELLQSTTLNHPLQLLVLSACETATSGSDPRATLGLAGIAVRSGAESTVATLWQVSDESTALLMTRFYQGLADRLPKAEALRQAQLALLREGSYQHPFFWSAVILIGNWT from the coding sequence ATGATTTTCCTCCGTCGATTTCGTCGATTATTTTCACTGCTATTTCCACTGGTATTTCCTCTGCGGCACCGATCGCCCTTCTGGTATGTTGTCCTTGCGATCGCGATCGCCCTGAGCTGTGTGATTTTGCCTGTTCGCCTCTCTCCGGGTCTCGCGGTATCTGCCAATAGCGTCCCAATTGTGCCAGAGTCCGATCGCTCATCCGATCGTTCAAATGCTGCGATTCAACGCCTCTATGAAACCCGACAATTTGATGCCGCCGCCGAGCAATTGCAGCAGCTCATCCAGACCCATCGGGCAAGCGGAGACTCGTTTGGGGAAGCCGTGGCGCTGCGAAATCTGGCGCTGGTTGAACTGGAATTGGGCAACTGGACGGAGGCGCAAACCGCGATCGAACATAGTCTGAATCTGCTGCAAACCCAAGCCTATCCCGATGGGCAGACCGCGATCGCCCAGGCGCTAGAAGTGCAGGGAAAGCTGCAATTTGTCACCGGACGGGCTACAGCAGCACTGGAAACCTGGGATCGGGCGATCGATCTGCATCGGCAGCGGGGGGATACGGAGGCGATCGCTCGCACAACGCTGAATCAAATTGAGGCGCTGCAATCCCTGGGAATGTATCGGCGTGCCATTGCCACCCTGGAAGCTGTTATTTCGTCCCTGCCGCCCCAATCTCCTATTCTCGGACGTGCCCTGCGGGAGTTGGGGGATGCGCTGTGGGCAACGGGCGATCGGCGATCGGCAGAAGAAACTTTAGCGCAGGCATTGGCGATCGCAGCATTATCGGGAAACGGGGAGGAAACTGCCCTCACCCATCTCAGCCTGGGGCGCGTTCTCTCGTTTGCCAATCCGCCGGATACGCTTAGTATTCAGTCCCACTATCAGCAGGCAAGGCAGTCTTCTGTCCCGCTCGTGCAGCTTCAGGCGCAGCTTGGACTCTTTCAACGATTGAAGGAGGATGGCAGCTGGGAACAGGCAAAGGATCTGATTTCCGATCTGCAACTGCGGCTCGATCGGTTGCCCGCCAGCCATGCCGCTATTTATGCGCGAATTCATTTTGTCCAGACCTGGCTGGAGTTAGAGGAGGCGATCGCCGGAGATCTTCCCCTTCCTGCCGCTCCGCTCCGCACTGCCGCCACCCAGCTCGCGATTGCCCGACAGCAGGCAGAATTGCTTCAGGATGGACGCGCCGAATCCTATGCGATGGGGAATTTAGGAAAGCTCTACCAGCAAACCCAGCAGTGGGAAACGGCACAAAGCCTGACGGAACAGGCATTACATCGGGCACAGCAGCTTCGAGCAGATGATATGGGCTACCTCTGGCAGTGGCAGCTGGGACAGATTCTCAATGCCCAGGGAAAGCAAACTGCTGCGATCGCCGCCTACCATGAAGCGATTCAGTCCCTCCAGGAACTTCAAAAAGATCTGGTGATCGCGCCGGAAGTTCAGCTTTCGTTTCGCAATAGCATTGAGCCAATCCATCGCCAATTTGTTCAGGTGCTGCTGAATCATGACTTGAACCAGGAACCCGCCGCTGATCGCCTGGAGGAAGCCAGAATTACGATCGAATCGCTGCAACTGGCAGAACTGAACGACTTTTTCCGGGATGCCTGCCTGACGCTGCAACCCACCCAGCTCGAACAGCTCGATCGACAAGCCGCCATTATCTACCCAATTATTCTGCCCGATCGCCTGGAAGTCATCCTCAGCCTGCCCCAAACTCCAATCCACCACACCAGTATCAACCTGTCCCAGAATCGGGTAATTGGGGAAGTCCGGCAGTTTCGGCAGCGTCTCAGCAGTCCAGCCGCAGAGCCTCCAGACCGTCTCCTGTCCCATGCTCAAACGCTCTACGAATGGCTGGTTCGCCCCTTTGAGACAGACTTAGCAGAGGCACAGGTGAAAACGATCGTGTTTGTCCTCGATCAGCAGTTTCGCAATATTCCCATGTCCGCCCTGCACAATGGGCAGCAGTATTTGATTGAAAACTACAGAATCGCCGTTGCCCCTGGGCTGAAGCTGTTAACCCCTCCTTCGCAGCCTTCTACCGATCTGCGGGTGCTGCTGGCGGGACTGAGCGAACCCTATCCCGGTTTCTCTGCCCTCCATTTTGTGCCGGAGGAGCTAGCGCAAATTCGGCGGACGATTCCCGGCAGAAGTCGGGTGCTGATGAACCAGGAATTCACCGCAGCGACGCTTAGGCAAGCACTCCAAACCGCTAATTACCCGATCGTCCATCTGGCAACCCACGGCAAGTTTTCCCCAAATTTTACAGATTCGTTTCTGCTGACTGGGGATGGCGGCAGGCTGGACATCAATCAGCTTCAGGAACTCCTGCAATCCACAACCCTCAACCATCCCCTACAACTCCTGGTGCTGAGCGCCTGTGAGACGGCAACGAGCGGCAGTGATCCCCGTGCAACTCTGGGACTGGCTGGGATTGCGGTGCGATCGGGGGCGGAAAGTACAGTGGCAACCCTATGGCAGGTCAGCGATGAATCCACTGCGCTGCTGATGACCCGCTTTTATCAAGGCTTAGCCGATCGATTGCCCAAAGCGGAAGCCCTGCGTCAGGCACAGCTTGCCCTGCTGCGGGAGGGTTCCTATCAACATCCTTTCTTCTGGAGTGCAGTGATTCTGATTGGCAACTGGACTTAG
- the speB gene encoding agmatinase, with the protein MENPDIVPIQPTSGKVVPRYAGASTFARLPELRDVPVCDVAIVGIPFDAGTSFRPGARFGPQAIRQASRNLRTQYHPAYNVEPFMVQQVADAGDVACNPFHINQAIEQIEAAATDLLAQCGAMISLGGDHTIAYPLLKAINQRYGSVALVHFDAHLDTWDTYFGAPYTHGTPFRRAAEAGLFLKDASMHVGIRGPLYSRDDFKVDRELGFCIVHCDEFETIGIGGVVERIRDRVGDHPLYLSIDIDVLDPAFAPGTGTPELAGMTSRELLGVLRGLAGLPVIGADVVEVAPAYDHAEITSLAAATVTFELINLMALSPKLSPKFRPGLQENQNQS; encoded by the coding sequence ATGGAAAATCCTGATATCGTCCCGATTCAGCCCACTAGCGGCAAGGTAGTTCCCCGCTATGCTGGCGCTTCGACCTTTGCCCGTTTGCCCGAACTGCGCGATGTGCCCGTCTGCGATGTGGCGATCGTTGGTATTCCCTTTGATGCCGGAACCAGTTTCCGTCCGGGGGCACGCTTTGGTCCGCAGGCAATTCGTCAGGCTTCGCGGAATCTTAGAACGCAGTACCATCCTGCCTACAACGTCGAACCCTTTATGGTGCAGCAGGTTGCCGATGCGGGAGATGTTGCCTGCAATCCCTTTCATATCAATCAGGCGATCGAACAAATTGAGGCGGCGGCGACCGATCTGCTGGCACAGTGCGGCGCGATGATTAGTTTAGGGGGAGATCATACGATCGCCTACCCTTTGCTGAAGGCAATCAATCAGCGCTATGGTTCCGTTGCCCTGGTTCACTTCGATGCCCATCTGGATACCTGGGACACCTATTTTGGCGCACCCTACACCCACGGCACCCCTTTTCGGCGGGCGGCGGAGGCAGGTCTGTTTCTTAAAGACGCTTCGATGCACGTCGGCATTCGGGGTCCGCTGTATAGCCGCGATGATTTTAAGGTCGATCGGGAATTGGGCTTTTGCATCGTTCACTGCGATGAGTTTGAGACGATCGGTATTGGTGGCGTGGTAGAGCGAATTCGCGATCGGGTTGGCGATCATCCGCTGTACCTGTCGATCGACATTGACGTGCTTGATCCTGCCTTTGCACCGGGAACCGGAACCCCTGAACTCGCAGGCATGACCAGCCGGGAACTGTTAGGAGTGCTGCGCGGACTGGCGGGACTTCCTGTGATCGGAGCGGATGTGGTGGAGGTTGCCCCTGCCTACGACCATGCCGAAATTACGTCCCTCGCTGCCGCTACCGTTACTTTTGAGCTAATTAACCTTATGGCACTCAGCCCGAAGCTTAGCCCGAAATTCAGACCTGGCTTGCAGGAGAATCAGAATCAATCCTGA